The following are encoded in a window of Providencia rettgeri genomic DNA:
- the rsfS gene encoding ribosome silencing factor codes for MNLLQGTELQKFIIDQLDDAKAEDIITIDVHGKSSITDQMIICTGTSSRHLMSVADRLIDACRKNGLMPLGVEGQGISDWIVVDLGDAIVHIMQDESRRMYELEKLWS; via the coding sequence GTGAACCTTTTGCAAGGAACTGAACTCCAAAAATTTATTATCGATCAGCTTGATGATGCGAAAGCCGAAGATATCATCACTATCGATGTTCATGGGAAATCAAGTATTACCGATCAGATGATCATCTGTACAGGAACCTCAAGCCGTCATTTGATGTCTGTTGCTGACAGGTTGATCGACGCTTGCCGCAAAAATGGGCTAATGCCGTTAGGTGTTGAGGGGCAAGGAATTTCTGATTGGATTGTTGTTGATCTTGGCGATGCTATCGTTCACATCATGCAAGATGAAAGTCGCCGTATGTATGAATTAGAAAAACTCTGGAGCTGA
- a CDS encoding GFA family protein — protein sequence MTKLNAQCHCGAVKFTVEPTNGFNTIRRCNCSFCAMRGAIAISAPLSGIKVVEGKEKLTEYRFNTRQAVHFFCSVCGIYTFHQRRSNPEEYGVNVACIEGVSPFDFAEVNVMDGINHPKDGGGGVIGKLIYKELNKS from the coding sequence ATGACTAAGCTAAATGCACAGTGCCACTGTGGCGCAGTAAAATTTACTGTGGAACCGACCAATGGGTTTAATACCATTCGCCGTTGTAATTGCTCTTTTTGTGCTATGCGAGGCGCGATTGCCATTTCCGCGCCATTGTCAGGGATAAAGGTTGTTGAGGGCAAAGAAAAACTGACTGAATACCGTTTTAATACTCGTCAAGCGGTGCATTTTTTCTGCTCAGTATGTGGAATTTATACTTTTCACCAAAGACGTTCCAATCCGGAAGAATATGGGGTTAATGTGGCTTGTATAGAGGGCGTCTCCCCGTTTGATTTTGCTGAGGTCAACGTCATGGACGGCATTAACCATCCTAAAGATGGCGGTGGTGGTGTTATTGGAAAACTGATTTATAAAGAATTAAATAAAAGCTAA
- the mrdB gene encoding peptidoglycan glycosyltransferase MrdB (rod shape-determining protein RodA) yields MTDDKKINSLSTRLHIDVPMLLIIIALLAYSAFIMWSASGQDPDMMERKLGQIATGFIVMIVMAQIPPRMYENWAPHLFIFCVILLVFVDVFGQISKGAQRWLDLGFVRFQPSEIAKIAVPLMVARFMNRDSCPPSFKNTLIALVLIFVPTLLVAAQPDLGTSILVAASGLFVLFLAGMSWRLIAVAAVALAAFVPLLWFFLMHDYQRARVMMLLDPETDPLGAGYHIIQSKIAIGSGGLMGKGWLHGTQSQLEFLPERHTDFIFAVLAEELGLVGVLILLGLYILLIIRGLYIAASAQNTFGRVMVGGLILILFVYVFVNIGMVSGILPVVGVPLPLVSYGGSALIVLMAGFGIIMSIHTHRKFLSKSL; encoded by the coding sequence ATGACTGACGATAAGAAAATAAATTCATTATCAACACGTCTACACATCGATGTGCCAATGTTATTGATCATTATTGCTCTTCTGGCTTATAGCGCATTTATTATGTGGAGTGCTAGCGGCCAAGATCCTGACATGATGGAAAGAAAGCTTGGGCAAATCGCCACTGGCTTTATTGTCATGATTGTGATGGCACAAATTCCACCACGTATGTATGAAAACTGGGCTCCGCATTTATTTATTTTTTGCGTTATTTTACTTGTTTTCGTGGATGTCTTTGGGCAAATCAGTAAAGGGGCTCAGCGCTGGTTAGATTTGGGTTTTGTCCGTTTTCAGCCTTCTGAAATTGCCAAAATAGCCGTTCCTTTGATGGTGGCTCGCTTTATGAACCGCGATTCTTGCCCACCTTCATTTAAAAATACGCTGATTGCTTTAGTGCTAATTTTCGTTCCAACACTTTTAGTTGCCGCGCAGCCTGACCTTGGAACCTCGATTTTAGTCGCTGCCTCAGGCCTATTTGTCCTATTTCTTGCGGGGATGAGTTGGCGGCTTATCGCCGTTGCCGCAGTTGCACTTGCCGCCTTTGTTCCGCTTTTGTGGTTCTTTTTAATGCATGATTACCAAAGAGCCCGCGTCATGATGCTACTCGATCCTGAAACCGATCCTTTAGGCGCAGGCTACCATATCATTCAATCTAAAATCGCCATTGGTTCTGGTGGGCTAATGGGTAAAGGCTGGTTACACGGTACACAGTCCCAACTTGAGTTTTTACCTGAAAGGCATACCGACTTTATTTTTGCCGTCCTTGCTGAAGAACTTGGTTTAGTTGGTGTACTTATTCTACTCGGGTTATATATCCTGCTCATTATTCGCGGATTGTATATTGCCGCCAGTGCGCAAAATACATTTGGTCGAGTCATGGTTGGTGGCTTGATATTAATCCTTTTTGTGTATGTATTTGTTAATATCGGCATGGTAAGTGGTATATTACCCGTTGTTGGTGTTCCCCTCCCCTTGGTGAGTTACGGGGGATCTGCCTTAATTGTGTTAATGGCTGGGTTCGGTATTATCATGTCGATACATACACACCGAAAATTTCTATCCAAAAGTTTATAA
- the nadD gene encoding nicotinate-nucleotide adenylyltransferase has product MADNPISQENTLGLQALFGGTFDPIHYGHLRPVQALAEQVGLQKVILLPNHVPPHRPQPEASPSQRLEMVKLAIENHPLFTIDTRELEKNTPSYTIETLKELRQEMGTTQPLAFIIGQDSLLSINTWHGWDEILDNCHLLVCSRPGYAAQFTDPNMQTWLSQHKTTSPELLNRTPHGYIFLGDTPLVNISATDIRQKLSAGDSCRDLIPEAVLHYIRQQGLYQ; this is encoded by the coding sequence ATGGCTGATAACCCCATTTCTCAAGAAAACACACTTGGCCTGCAAGCACTATTTGGTGGAACATTTGACCCAATCCATTATGGTCATTTGCGCCCAGTTCAAGCCCTCGCAGAACAAGTTGGGTTACAGAAGGTTATTTTGCTACCAAACCATGTTCCCCCTCACCGCCCGCAGCCAGAAGCCAGCCCATCACAACGATTGGAAATGGTAAAATTAGCAATCGAAAATCACCCGCTATTTACGATTGATACACGGGAACTGGAAAAAAACACCCCCTCATATACCATTGAAACATTGAAAGAGTTACGTCAAGAAATGGGCACTACTCAGCCCTTAGCCTTTATTATTGGGCAAGACTCACTGCTTTCCATTAATACATGGCATGGATGGGATGAAATATTAGACAACTGCCATTTATTGGTTTGCTCGCGTCCGGGGTACGCAGCACAATTTACTGACCCCAACATGCAAACGTGGCTTTCACAACATAAAACCACCAGCCCTGAACTATTAAACCGTACACCCCACGGTTATATTTTTTTAGGGGATACCCCGCTTGTTAATATATCAGCGACAGATATCCGCCAAAAATTAAGTGCAGGAGATAGCTGCCGAGACTTAATTCCAGAAGCTGTTTTACACTATATTCGTCAGCAAGGTCTTTACCAGTGA
- a CDS encoding YbgA family protein translates to MQIIKPQVLIFEEINHIPFKTQDDIVSIVEFITNLSSISYSGTVLGVICASKNLSQLMAGFPANIPILTEDKLQDIDQWDAFLTQLYTLQRLEYLQQHLTHHEVIKFHSRHKYLIMAYSPVGYQLTGRLVANIRKGSDLTLFFNQYKACLMEIFSVVSPKNIQVNALSHMQGYFKHKATQDEKKRLLWLINDYREGNLPINRPLMMMQQLLQQYPDNYLQEQYFFAPYPNCNVLRENPYHW, encoded by the coding sequence GTGCAAATAATTAAGCCACAAGTTTTAATTTTTGAAGAGATTAATCACATCCCGTTTAAAACGCAGGATGACATCGTTTCTATTGTGGAATTCATAACCAATCTATCGAGTATTTCTTACTCAGGAACGGTATTGGGGGTTATTTGTGCGTCGAAAAATCTTTCTCAATTAATGGCTGGGTTTCCCGCAAATATTCCAATTTTAACGGAAGATAAATTGCAGGATATAGATCAGTGGGATGCTTTTTTAACGCAATTATATACTTTGCAGCGGCTTGAGTATTTGCAGCAACATTTAACGCATCATGAAGTGATCAAATTTCATAGTCGTCATAAATATTTGATTATGGCCTATTCCCCTGTGGGGTATCAATTGACGGGGCGTTTAGTTGCCAATATTCGCAAAGGGAGTGATTTGACACTCTTTTTTAATCAATATAAAGCCTGTTTGATGGAAATATTTTCAGTGGTTTCACCTAAAAATATTCAAGTAAATGCACTTAGCCATATGCAAGGGTATTTTAAACATAAGGCTACGCAGGATGAGAAAAAACGCTTATTGTGGCTAATTAATGATTATCGTGAAGGTAATCTGCCTATTAATCGGCCACTTATGATGATGCAGCAATTGTTGCAGCAATATCCGGATAACTACCTTCAAGAACAATATTTCTTTGCACCTTATCCTAATTGCAATGTGTTACGGGAAAACCCTTATCACTGGTAA
- the leuS gene encoding leucine--tRNA ligase: MQEQYRPEDIEPKVQRHWDEKATFKVTEDNSKEKYYCLSMLPYPSGRLHMGHVRNYTIGDVISRYQRMLGKNVLQPIGWDAFGLPAEGAAVKNNTAPAPWTYANIDYMKGQLKMLGFGYDWDREVTTCTPEYYRWEQWFFTKLYEKGLVYKKTSAVNWCPHDLTVLANEQVVDGCCWRCDTPVERKEIPQWFIKITDYAEELLNDLDKLEDWPEQVKTMQRNWIGRSEGTEITFNVADRAETLTVYTTRPDTFMGATYVAVAAGHPLAKEAAANNAELAQFIDECRNTKTAEADMATMDKKGMATGLYVIHPLTQEKLPIWVANFVLMEYGTGAVMAVPAHDQRDWEFAHKYNLPIKAVIADAEGHEPDLSKEAMTEKNSLINSGEFSGLDHEAGFNAISDKLVALGAGQRKVNYRLRDWGVSRQRYWGAPIPMATLEDGTVVPVPEDQLPVILPEDVVMNGITSPIKADPEWAKITIDGQPALRETDTFDTFMESSWYYARYTCPQHNEGMLDPTAANYWLPVDQYIGGIEHAIMHLMYFRFFHKLMRDAGLVNSDEPAKRLLCQGMVLADAFYYTGSDGQRVWVSPAEAIVERDSKNRIVKAVDAQGHELVYTGMSKMSKSKNNGIDPQLMVEKYGADTVRLFMMFAAPPELTLEWQESSVEGANRFVRRVWRLVHEHTQKGAVSSLDLNALTPEQKDLRRDLHKTIAKVTDDIGRRYAFNTAIAAIMEFMNKLVRAPQESEQDRALVQESLDAITLMLNPIIPHACFEMWKALGHEEDVDFANWPVADEQAMIDDTKLVVVQVNGKVRGRITVPADANQEFVLDMAQKEPSVAKYLEEVSIRKVIYVPGKLLNLVVG, translated from the coding sequence ATGCAAGAACAATATCGTCCAGAAGATATAGAGCCTAAAGTACAGCGTCACTGGGATGAAAAAGCAACTTTCAAAGTGACTGAAGACAACAGCAAAGAGAAATATTACTGCCTGTCCATGCTACCTTACCCTTCTGGTCGACTACACATGGGCCACGTACGTAACTACACCATTGGTGACGTCATTTCCCGTTACCAACGTATGTTGGGGAAAAACGTTCTCCAACCCATTGGTTGGGATGCGTTTGGTCTGCCAGCGGAAGGCGCTGCTGTTAAAAATAATACAGCACCAGCGCCTTGGACATACGCCAACATTGATTACATGAAAGGCCAACTGAAAATGTTGGGCTTCGGTTATGATTGGGATCGTGAAGTCACCACTTGTACCCCTGAATATTATCGTTGGGAACAGTGGTTTTTCACTAAGTTATATGAAAAAGGCTTAGTGTATAAAAAAACTTCCGCGGTTAACTGGTGTCCACATGATTTAACCGTTTTAGCGAACGAACAAGTGGTTGATGGTTGCTGCTGGCGTTGCGACACCCCTGTTGAACGCAAAGAAATTCCACAATGGTTTATTAAAATCACAGATTACGCAGAAGAATTGCTCAACGATCTGGATAAATTAGAAGATTGGCCTGAGCAAGTTAAAACCATGCAACGCAACTGGATCGGCCGCTCTGAAGGGACTGAAATTACCTTTAACGTAGCTGATCGTGCTGAAACATTAACGGTTTACACCACTCGTCCAGATACCTTTATGGGGGCAACTTATGTCGCAGTTGCTGCGGGCCACCCACTAGCAAAAGAAGCGGCAGCAAATAATGCTGAATTAGCCCAATTTATCGATGAATGCCGTAACACCAAAACCGCTGAAGCGGATATGGCGACTATGGATAAAAAAGGCATGGCGACAGGCTTATATGTTATCCACCCATTAACCCAAGAAAAATTACCTATTTGGGTCGCTAACTTTGTGTTAATGGAATACGGCACAGGTGCAGTAATGGCGGTTCCTGCTCATGACCAACGTGACTGGGAGTTTGCTCACAAGTACAACCTGCCAATTAAAGCCGTCATTGCTGATGCAGAAGGTCATGAACCCGATTTATCTAAAGAAGCCATGACAGAGAAAAATTCCCTGATCAATTCAGGCGAATTTAGCGGTTTAGATCATGAGGCAGGCTTTAATGCGATTTCTGACAAACTGGTTGCGTTAGGTGCTGGTCAGCGTAAAGTGAATTATCGTTTACGTGACTGGGGGGTTTCTCGCCAACGCTACTGGGGTGCACCGATCCCAATGGCAACATTGGAAGATGGCACTGTTGTGCCTGTTCCTGAAGATCAACTGCCAGTGATTTTACCTGAAGATGTAGTCATGAATGGTATCACCAGCCCGATTAAAGCAGATCCTGAGTGGGCGAAAATCACCATTGATGGTCAGCCCGCACTGCGTGAAACGGATACTTTCGATACCTTTATGGAATCATCTTGGTACTACGCACGTTATACTTGTCCGCAACATAACGAAGGTATGTTAGATCCAACCGCAGCCAACTACTGGTTGCCTGTTGATCAATATATCGGCGGTATCGAACACGCCATCATGCACTTAATGTACTTCCGCTTCTTCCACAAACTGATGCGCGATGCAGGCTTAGTGAATTCCGATGAACCTGCTAAACGCTTACTGTGTCAAGGCATGGTATTAGCCGATGCGTTCTACTATACAGGAAGTGACGGTCAACGCGTTTGGGTTTCACCAGCAGAAGCAATTGTTGAACGTGATAGCAAAAACCGAATTGTTAAAGCCGTAGATGCGCAAGGTCATGAACTGGTTTATACCGGCATGAGCAAAATGTCTAAGTCCAAAAATAACGGTATTGACCCGCAACTGATGGTTGAGAAATACGGTGCAGATACTGTTCGCCTGTTTATGATGTTCGCCGCTCCGCCAGAATTAACCCTCGAATGGCAAGAGTCAAGCGTTGAAGGTGCAAACCGTTTCGTTCGTCGTGTCTGGCGTTTAGTGCATGAGCACACACAAAAAGGTGCAGTTTCATCTTTAGATCTCAATGCATTAACCCCAGAACAAAAAGATTTACGTCGTGATCTGCACAAAACTATCGCGAAGGTGACGGATGATATTGGTCGTCGCTATGCATTCAATACCGCTATCGCTGCCATTATGGAGTTTATGAACAAATTAGTTCGTGCACCACAAGAAAGCGAACAAGACCGCGCATTAGTACAAGAGTCTCTTGATGCGATTACCTTGATGCTCAACCCTATTATTCCACATGCGTGTTTCGAAATGTGGAAAGCGCTGGGTCATGAAGAAGATGTTGATTTTGCAAATTGGCCCGTCGCTGACGAACAAGCGATGATTGATGACACCAAACTGGTGGTTGTTCAAGTCAATGGTAAAGTGCGTGGGCGTATTACCGTTCCAGCTGATGCCAATCAGGAATTTGTCTTAGATATGGCACAAAAAGAGCCGAGCGTCGCGAAATATCTTGAAGAAGTCAGTATTCGCAAAGTAATCTATGTACCAGGCAAATTGCTGAACCTTGTTGTAGGTTGA
- the rlmH gene encoding 23S rRNA (pseudouridine(1915)-N(3))-methyltransferase RlmH, with product MKLQLIAVGTKMPDWVQTGFMDYLHRFPKDMPFELTEIPAGKRGKNADIKRILEKEGELMLAAVGKGNRIVTLDIPGDRWDTPKLAVQLDRWKQDGRNVSLLIGGPEGLAPACKQAAEQSWSLSPLTLPHPLVRVLVAESLYRAWSITTNHPYHRE from the coding sequence TTGAAATTACAGCTCATCGCCGTTGGAACAAAAATGCCGGACTGGGTTCAGACCGGCTTTATGGATTATCTCCACCGTTTTCCTAAAGATATGCCGTTTGAATTAACGGAAATTCCAGCCGGAAAACGAGGGAAAAATGCTGATATCAAGCGTATTTTGGAAAAAGAAGGCGAGTTAATGCTTGCCGCTGTGGGAAAAGGTAATCGTATTGTCACACTGGATATTCCAGGTGATCGCTGGGATACGCCCAAACTCGCTGTTCAGCTTGATAGGTGGAAACAAGATGGTCGCAATGTCAGTTTACTGATTGGAGGGCCTGAAGGCCTTGCACCTGCTTGTAAACAAGCCGCTGAGCAAAGCTGGTCGCTGTCACCGCTTACGTTACCCCACCCGCTGGTTCGAGTCCTTGTTGCCGAAAGTCTTTATCGGGCATGGAGTATTACGACTAATCACCCTTACCATCGGGAATAG
- the holA gene encoding DNA polymerase III subunit delta, with the protein MTRIYPEQLASSLQESLRGRYLIWGNEPLLLQESQDAIRKAATDQGFAEHFTFTLEQNTDWDEIFSLSQALSLFASRQTLTLLLPENGPNAAMAEKLNQLAPLLHADLLLVLRGHKLTKAQENSPWFKAISQDAIYVSCLTPEYQRLPQWVSKRAYSMRLSLEAEANQLLCYCYEGNLLGLAQALERLSLLYPDGKLTYPRVESAVNDSAHFTPYHWVDALLAGKPRRSWHILEQLQQEDVEPVILLRSIQRELMLLVTLKRQSSATSLKALFDQHKVWQNRRGVLTEALQRLSLHQLQAALMLLTQAELHIKQDFSHGAWPDLQSLSMLLCGKTFAENFIHG; encoded by the coding sequence ATGACGCGTATTTACCCTGAACAGCTGGCCTCTTCGTTACAAGAGTCTCTAAGAGGCCGCTATTTAATTTGGGGCAATGAGCCCCTTCTTCTTCAAGAAAGTCAGGATGCGATCCGCAAAGCCGCCACTGATCAGGGCTTTGCAGAGCATTTTACTTTCACCCTAGAGCAAAACACGGATTGGGATGAAATTTTTAGCTTGAGTCAAGCACTAAGCTTATTCGCCAGCCGCCAAACGCTCACCTTACTGCTCCCCGAAAATGGCCCAAATGCGGCTATGGCGGAAAAATTAAACCAATTAGCGCCATTATTGCATGCTGATCTCCTGTTGGTGCTACGAGGTCATAAACTAACCAAAGCTCAAGAAAACAGTCCATGGTTTAAAGCGATTAGCCAAGATGCAATTTATGTCAGTTGCTTAACGCCTGAATATCAGCGTTTACCTCAATGGGTATCTAAACGGGCATACAGTATGCGGCTATCTCTGGAAGCAGAAGCCAATCAACTACTATGTTATTGCTATGAAGGGAATTTATTGGGTCTAGCCCAAGCCCTTGAACGACTTTCGTTGCTTTACCCTGATGGTAAATTGACCTATCCCCGTGTTGAAAGTGCGGTAAATGATTCAGCACACTTCACGCCATATCATTGGGTTGATGCCCTATTGGCGGGGAAACCACGCCGTTCGTGGCATATTCTTGAGCAATTACAGCAAGAAGATGTTGAGCCAGTTATTTTACTGCGTTCAATCCAGCGTGAACTGATGCTGCTTGTCACCTTAAAACGGCAATCATCGGCAACATCTTTAAAAGCGTTGTTTGACCAACACAAAGTCTGGCAAAATCGACGTGGTGTGCTAACTGAAGCTTTACAGCGTTTAAGTTTGCATCAATTACAAGCAGCATTAATGTTGTTAACACAAGCAGAACTTCATATTAAGCAAGATTTTAGCCATGGTGCATGGCCAGATCTTCAATCCCTTTCGATGTTGCTATGCGGCAAGACATTCGCAGAGAATTTTATTCATGGCTGA
- the mrdA gene encoding peptidoglycan DD-transpeptidase MrdA: MKTQRTPFRDHTAESVLFIRRALIAFGVIVILTAILVTNLHHLQIVRHEDYQTRSNDNRIKLVPIAPSRGIIYDRRGTQLALNRTFYQLEIVPEKVGDLKETLEKLRDVVDLTDEDITNFEKERKRSRRFTSIALKTQLNEVQVARFAVNQYRFPGLEVKSYQRRFYPYGSALTHVIGYVAKINDKDVERLDKEGVLANYAASHDIGKLGIERYYEDILHGKTGYEEVEVNSRGRVIRQLHEQPPQAGRDIYLTIDLELQTYIEKLLTTSRAAVVVTDPRNGEILALVSNPSYDSNLFVNGISSKDYQALLNNPDRPLINRTTQGLYPPASTVKPFISVAALSEKVITPNTTIFDPGWWQLPGSEKRYRDWKRWGHGKLNVVKSIVESADTFFYQVAYDMGIDRLSAWMTRFGFGEYTGIDLAEERSGIMPTREWKQKRYKKPWYQGDTIPVGIGQGYWTATPIQMSKALMTLINDGQVKTPHLLYGTKLGNAMVPYEDKETRQIGDIHSGYWELAKHGMYGVANAPNGTGRRSFIGTPYKVAAKSGTAQVFSYETYNASKLAEHLRDHKLMIAYAPYDKPTLAVAIILENGGVGPAVGDIVRQIFDHVLLGDNRTEVATSVTGAGEDR, encoded by the coding sequence ATGAAAACACAACGCACCCCTTTTCGCGACCATACCGCTGAATCTGTCTTATTTATTCGCCGAGCGCTGATTGCTTTCGGCGTGATTGTTATTTTGACTGCTATTCTTGTCACTAATTTGCATCATTTGCAAATCGTCCGTCATGAAGATTATCAAACACGTTCAAACGATAACCGGATCAAATTAGTACCGATTGCACCAAGCCGTGGCATCATCTATGACCGCCGAGGAACACAGCTTGCCCTAAACCGCACATTCTATCAGTTGGAAATTGTGCCTGAAAAAGTCGGTGACTTAAAAGAAACCCTTGAAAAATTGCGTGATGTCGTCGATTTAACCGATGAAGACATCACCAACTTTGAAAAAGAGCGTAAACGTTCGCGCCGCTTTACCTCTATTGCGCTAAAAACGCAACTCAATGAAGTGCAAGTGGCACGCTTTGCCGTAAACCAATACCGTTTCCCCGGTTTAGAAGTAAAAAGCTATCAACGCCGTTTTTATCCTTATGGTTCCGCACTAACCCACGTGATTGGTTATGTCGCAAAAATTAACGATAAAGACGTTGAACGCTTGGATAAAGAGGGGGTGTTAGCAAACTATGCCGCTAGCCACGACATTGGCAAGTTAGGGATTGAACGCTACTATGAAGATATCTTGCACGGCAAAACGGGTTATGAAGAGGTCGAGGTCAATAGCCGCGGTCGAGTGATCCGCCAGTTACATGAACAACCCCCTCAAGCGGGGCGCGATATTTACCTCACTATCGACCTTGAACTGCAAACTTATATCGAAAAATTACTCACCACCAGCCGTGCTGCTGTCGTTGTAACTGACCCACGCAATGGTGAAATACTGGCATTGGTATCTAATCCAAGTTATGACTCGAACTTGTTTGTTAATGGTATTTCGAGCAAAGATTATCAAGCCCTGCTAAATAACCCTGACAGGCCTCTGATAAACCGTACCACTCAAGGGCTTTACCCCCCTGCATCGACGGTTAAACCGTTTATTTCTGTTGCAGCCCTAAGTGAAAAAGTGATCACACCCAATACAACAATTTTTGACCCCGGTTGGTGGCAACTTCCCGGTTCAGAAAAACGTTATCGAGACTGGAAACGTTGGGGACACGGCAAACTCAATGTCGTTAAGTCTATTGTTGAATCCGCAGATACCTTTTTCTACCAAGTCGCTTACGACATGGGGATAGACCGACTTTCGGCTTGGATGACACGTTTTGGTTTCGGGGAATATACTGGTATTGACCTCGCCGAAGAACGTTCAGGTATTATGCCAACCCGTGAATGGAAACAAAAACGCTACAAAAAGCCTTGGTATCAAGGAGATACTATTCCCGTTGGTATCGGACAAGGTTACTGGACAGCCACCCCTATTCAAATGTCTAAGGCGTTGATGACATTAATCAATGATGGGCAAGTCAAAACCCCTCATCTGCTGTATGGCACAAAGTTAGGTAATGCAATGGTGCCTTATGAAGACAAAGAAACCAGACAAATTGGTGATATCCACTCTGGTTATTGGGAACTGGCTAAACACGGTATGTATGGTGTTGCAAATGCACCAAACGGCACGGGTCGCCGCAGTTTTATTGGTACTCCCTATAAAGTGGCTGCAAAATCAGGAACAGCACAGGTTTTTAGCTACGAAACCTATAACGCAAGTAAACTGGCTGAACACTTACGTGACCACAAATTAATGATAGCCTATGCCCCTTATGACAAGCCAACGCTTGCTGTGGCAATTATTTTAGAAAATGGTGGTGTGGGTCCAGCAGTCGGCGATATTGTTCGCCAAATATTTGACCATGTTCTGTTAGGTGATAACCGAACTGAAGTTGCAACCTCTGTAACAGGGGCGGGGGAAGATCGCTAA
- the lptE gene encoding LPS assembly lipoprotein LptE: MRYLITLFLSLAVLVTAGCGFRLQGTTQIPEELKTLQLSSNDPYGYLTRALREQLRLNNVTILETGNASVPILKITGSSENTETVSIYQDGKAAEKQLTFTMNAQVLMPDGAIYPLQSRVERTFFDNPLEALAKDAEKEIVKQEMQEQAARNIVRKLLLVHSAELEKAKTQAAETNTQP, translated from the coding sequence GTGCGTTATCTGATAACTTTATTTTTGAGTCTTGCGGTGCTAGTCACCGCTGGTTGCGGTTTTCGTTTACAGGGGACAACCCAAATTCCTGAAGAATTGAAAACATTGCAACTGAGTTCAAACGACCCATACGGCTACCTAACACGAGCTCTTCGGGAACAACTGCGACTCAATAACGTGACGATCCTCGAAACAGGCAACGCGAGCGTCCCAATTTTGAAAATCACCGGTTCAAGTGAAAACACCGAAACCGTTTCGATTTATCAAGATGGTAAGGCTGCCGAGAAACAATTAACGTTCACCATGAATGCGCAAGTTTTGATGCCAGATGGTGCGATTTACCCGCTGCAAAGTCGCGTAGAACGCACTTTCTTTGATAATCCATTAGAAGCACTTGCAAAAGATGCGGAAAAAGAGATTGTTAAGCAAGAAATGCAAGAGCAAGCGGCACGAAATATCGTTCGCAAGCTACTGCTGGTTCACTCAGCTGAGCTTGAAAAAGCCAAAACTCAAGCGGCTGAAACTAACACTCAACCATAA